The uncultured Dysgonomonas sp. genome contains the following window.
AACCCAATGGCCGAAACGACCGAGATAACTATAATAGATTGAACCGACGAGGGCTCAAAAATGGTCTCCATTAACCAATCCATGACATTACACAACGTTAGAAATGCTGTGCAAAGGTAAGACAATAAAAACGAATGCGCCAATATTGCACGAATGAAAATTGTGGTAAGTATCTGAATATTTTCAGAAAAGCTTTATCTATATGTAAAAAGCAATCGTTCTTTGAAATGTTTATAAAACTTCAATATAATCAGAGATATAAATAATAAAAAGTATTTAGATATTTAACAACAGAGATTAATTCACTCAAAAAAACAAGGGTTGTCCCATAAATAAAGTTGTATCTTCAAAGTGTTACCCTCTTTGTCATTCTGAGTACAACGAAGAATCTCGACATTGAGAAACGAGATGTTTCATTCCGTTCAACATGACAAAAGATACCAAAATTTATTTATGAGACAGCCACCCGTTAAATAATACTTTATATCGTTTCTATCTTAAATCCCGCCTTCTGTACAGTATCTATCACTTCATTTTCGGTGATACCATCCGATACTACAGTCAGTACCTTATTCTTATTAGCGGTATCTACATTCCAGTTAGAGATACCTTTCACTTCATCGAGGAACGGGGTTACTTTGGCGATACATCCGCCACAATTAATATTGGTCTTAAATGTAAATGTCTTTGTTTCCATATGTTTAATGAGTTGTAAGTTATGAGTAATAAGTTTTTTAGAATTCTAGTATACTAGACACTAGTACTCTAAAATTTATTTTTCGTTTTTCACTTTTCGTTTTTCCTAAATTCTTATCTCTTCCATTTCAGTCGTAAACTATTGCTTACCACACTGACACTGCTCAACGCCATCGCAGCGCCTGCTATCATCGGATTAAGTAAAAAGCCGTTGATGGGGAAAAGGATACCGGCGGCAACAGGAATCCCTATCAGGTTATATATAAATGCCCAGAACAGGTTTTGCCGTATAGTAGCCACTGTTTGCCGCGACAGCTTAATCGCTTCGGGTATTTTGGTGAGGTCTGATGATATAATTGTCATCTTTGCCACATCCATAGCTATATCGCTGCCTTTACCCATCGCTATGCTCAAATCTGCCTGAGCCAGCGCTGTACTGTCATTGATCCCGTCTCCGACCATCGCTACTACTTTACCTTCTGCTTGCAATTGCTTTATAAATTCAGCCTTTTGGTGAGGCAATACCTCAGCTTTATAGTGTTTTATACCAGTCCGTGCGGCTATCTCCTTTGCTGTGGATTCGTTGTCTCCGGTAAGCATATACACCTCTATTCCGGATGATTGTAATTGCCGGACAGCGGTTTGCGAAGTAGCCTTTATCTCATCGGCAATGGCAACGACTGCAATGGCCTGTTTATCATCGGCAAACCAGATTACAGTTTTAGACTGGGAACTAAGTTCTTTTGCTTTATTGTTTAGAACTTCATTTATAGCAATATTGTTCTCATTCAGCAATTTATAATTTCCGACAAAGTATAATTGCCCGTCAACAAAGCCTTTAGCTCCTTTTCCCGTAATACTTTCGAAACCGGAAACAGGAATAGACGCCTCTGCATTGAAATATCGTACCACAGCCTCTGCCAGCGGATGCTCCGACTGCTTCTCCAGACTTAGTAAAGCGGCTTTCGGGCTGTCATCATTATTCAGCCAGAGAATATCGGTTACCTGAGGTTTACCTTCTGTTATGGTTCCGGTCTTGTCCAGCACGACTGCGTTTATCTTTTTTGCCTGTTCGAGGCTTTCGGCATCTTTTATCAGAATGCCTTTTTCAGCACCCTTCCCTACCCCGACCATTATCGCTGTCGGCGTGGCAAGTCCCAAAGCACATGGGCAGGCAATAATGAGCACCGTTACCAATGCAAGTAAGCCATGAGTAAATCCATTGTTACCACCCAATATCAGCCAAATAATGAAAGACACAATTGCAATGCTTATCACTATAGGAACAAAAATTCCGGCTATTTTATCAACCAGTTTTTGCACCGGAGCTTTGCTGCCCTGCGCTTCCTGCACCATCTTTATAATTTGAGCAAGCATAGTTTCGGAGCCTACTTTCTCAGCCTTGAAGCGGAAACTACCCTTTTGGTTTATTGTTCCGGCAAACACTTTTCCATCCGCTTCTTTCAATACGGGGACAGGCTCTCCGCTCAACATACTTTCGTCCACATATGATGTACCCTCTGTAACCCGTCCGTCGACTGCAATTTTTTCTCCAGGCTTTACTAGAATCAGGTCGCCTATATTTACATTTTCAATTGGGATTTGATTGTGACTACCATCTTCTTGTATTATCGTTACGGTCTTCGGTTGTAATCTCATCAGTTTTTTTATGGCAGACGAAGTATTCCCTTTTGCCTTTTCTTCCAGCAAGCGTCCTAATAGAATAAATGCAATGATAACGCTGGCAGCCTCGAAATAGACATGAGGTTCTACTCCTCTTGCTATCCAGAAATCAGGGAACAGCGTATTGAACACACTGAACAAATAAGCCACACTTGTACTCAATGCCACAAGCGTATCCATATTGGCAGATCTGTGCTTTGCCTGTTTCCACGCATTAATAAAGAAATCTTTACCCAACCAGAAAATAACAGGAGTGGAAAGCACCCACATTATTTCGTTGGCATAAGGTATACGCATAAAGAACATCCCTATCGCAACTACCGGTATAGAAAAGATTATGGCTAATATCGTTTTGCGTTTCAGATCGCCGAATTTCTTCCGGTGAATTTCTTCCAAAGTTTCAGCCGTTGTATTCTTATCTTCTTCGATAAGCAGATCATATCCCCCGTCCTGAATGGCATCACGCATATTCTCGGGCGATATTTCATCCGGTAAATACTCTACAGCCAATGTCGCAGTAGCAAAGTTAACCGATGCATTTACCACCCCTTTCAGTCCCTTAACAATACTCTCCGCGCTTATAGCACACGACGCGCATGACATCTGGAGTACGGGGAACGTCTTCTTTACTGTATTATCTGTTGCTTTCATAATCTTCATCTTTTGATTATACAAAGATGGCAACAAAATAACCGGAAATTGTTATACTATTCTTTGGAAAGTTTATGAGATTTACACCTCATCCAATGGTTTTCGCTTGTTAGTTCTTATTTGTTTGAAATGGCTCGGAGTCAGTCCCGTTACTTTCTTAAACTGGGCGCTAAGGTGAGCTACACTGGAATAATTCAAGTTAAAAGCTATTTCATTCAATGTTAGTTCGTCATACACCAGCAGCTCCTTTACTCTTTCTATTTTCTGGGCTATAAAATACTTTTCTATCGTAGTACCCTCTACTTCCGAAAACAGATTGCTGATATAATTATAATCGTGATGAAGTTTCTCACTAATATAATCGGACAGATTAATTTTCAGATTATTGTTATTATAATGTACCAACTCTATAATAAGGTTCTTTACCTGTTCTATCAAACGGCCTTTTTTATCGTCTATCAATGAAAAGCCCAGAGATTCGAGTATCCCGCTTAGCTTATTTTTTTGCTCTGTGGTTAGTTTCTTTTCGAGGTGGACTTCTCCCAATCGAACTGAAAGTGGTTGTATATCCAGTCTTTCGAGTTCCGATTCTACAACCATTATACAACGGTTGCAAACCATATTTTTTATATATAATACTTCCATAAATTTATCTATATATTATAAATCCGCAAAAAGTATACCATGTAATTACGGAATAATCAACGATGGATACTTTAATAGATAATATTAAACAATAATAGCGATATAAAGTTACAACTCTTTTTTATTTCATTAAATTTGAAACTCTTTAATATAAATATATGAATTTAGAACATATCACATCCGAAGTCTGCAAAATAGCTACCGAAGGCGGGCACTTTCTTGCAAAGGAGAGAAAAGTTTTTCAAAGAAACAGAGTAGAAGAAAAAAATGCACACGACTATGTGTCTTATGTAGACAAGGAGACTGAAAAACTTCTGGTAAAAAAATTATCGGTCTTATTTCCGGAAGCCGGATTTGTCACCGAAGAGGAAACTATAAAAACCGAAGAAAAAGACTATTGCTGGGTTATCGATCCGCTTGACGGAACAACCAACTTTATTCACGACAACGCTCCGTACTGCGTAAGCATAGCCCTTACCTACAAATCGAAACCATTAATAGGCGTTGTATATGAAGTATGCCGTGAAGAATGCTTTTATGCATGGAAAGGCGGTAACGCGTACCTGAATGGAAAACAGATATCAGTATCAGCCACGAACGATATAAACAAGGCTCTGGTGGGGCTTGACTTACCATACAACGACAAAGAGTACAAACCTCTGATGAACCACTTGATGGATCAGCTATACGGTAAAGCATCGAGTATCCGCGTCAATGGTTCGGCTGCCATGTCGTTATGCTATGTAGCTGCCGGACGGTTCGATATATGGTGTGAAGCATTTATCAAACCATGGGATTTTATGGCGGGCGCGATTATTGTAGAAGAAGCCGGTGGCCGTATTTCAAATTTCGAAGGACAGGAACTTCTTTTCAATAACCATCATATCGTAGCATCGAATAATACTGTGATACATGATGAAATACTTGCATTGATACAACCTTTTTTTAGCTTTATCAAGTAAAACCAATTTTATTTTAATATCCGGTCTTTATATTTAACTGTTTTTTTCTTTAGCGCATTGCAAGAGATGCCAAAAAGTAATACTTTTGCAAGTCTTTAATCTGATTAAAAAGAAAAATGGGAAAAACCCTTGACATTGATTCTATATACACACTTTTATTTAAAGAAAAAAAACTGGTTGTTGATAAAGATAGCATCGACCATGTACAACAAAGCTACAACTTTCTGAAAAAATTTTCGGAGGATAAAATCATATATGGTATCAATACCGGATTTGGCCCTATGGCTCAATATCGTGTCGATGACAACTTCCTTACCAATCTTCAGTACAATATTATCCGCAGCCATTCCACAGGGGCAGGTAAACCATTGGAGCCTCTCTATGTGAAATCCGCGATGATAGTACGTCTGAATAACTTATTGCAGGGGAAATCAGGTATCCACCCCGAACTGATTCATTTATTAGCGGAATTTATCAACCGCAGCATCTGCCCGTTTGTACCCGAGCATGGCAGCGTAGGAGCAAGTGGCGACCTTGTACAATTGGCTCATATCGCGCTAGCTTTAATAGGTGAAGGTGAAGTGTTTTACAATGGTGAACTGAGAAATACGGCCGAGGTATTTGATGAAAACAGATTGAAGCCAATCTCTATGCACATACGTGAAGGCCTTTCGGTAACTAATGGAACTTCTGTGATGACAGGAATCGGCATTGTAAATCTCATATATGCAAAGAGATTGCTACACTGGGCCGTTGCGGCATCAGTAATGATAAATGAGATAGCCTCTTCGTATGATGACTTTATGTCCGAAGAACTGAATGCGACAAAACACCATAAAGGTCAGAAAGAGATAGCCAAGATGATGCGTAAATGGAGCAAGGGAAGTTCCAGTTTACGCAAGCGTGAGAATTACCTGTATAATAAAGAGAACAAAGAAAAAATACTTAAACATAAAGTCCAGCCATATTATTCATTACGTTGCGTTCCTCAGATATTAGGCCCTGTATACGATACTTTGGTAAATACGGAGGAAGTATTGGTTAACGAAACCAATTCGGCCTGCGATAACCCTATTGTAGACAAAGAAAGCGGAAATGTATATCATGGCGGAAATTTCCACGGCGATTATGTGTCCTTTGAAATGGATAAACTGAAAATAGCTGTAACAAAAATGGCCATGCTTTCCGAGAGACAGCTCAATTACCTGTTTCACGACCGGATAAATGATATACTTCCTCCCTTTGTAAATATGGGTGTACTGGGATTGAACTACGGGTTACAAGCTGCGCAATTTACAGCAACCTCTACCACGGCAGAGTGCCAGACACTCTCCTACCCGATGTATGTACACAGTATACCGAATAACAATGACAACCAGGACATTGTAAGTATGGGAACAAATTCAGCCCTACTTGCCAAAACTGTAATAGACAACGGATATCAGGTTATGTCTGTTTTATTTATGGCGATAACACAGGCGATAGATTGCCTGAATATACAAAACGATTTATCAAAGAATACAAAAGTAATCTACGATGAAATAAGGGATATCTTCCCTAAATTTGTAGAAGATACGCCGAAATACAAAGAGATAAGTAAGCTGACGAATTACCTAACGAATAAAGAGATAGAAAAAATTTCATGATGAAATACGCTTTAGTAACAGGAGCCAGCAAAGGAATCGGCAGAGCAACCAGCCTCAAACTTGCCGAAATGGGATATTTTATCCTCATCAACTATAATTCGAGCCGTGAAGACGCGGAAAAAACATTAGAATTGGTTAAGGAAAAAGGCTCTGACGGTGAACTGCTGAAATTTGATGTATCGGATGCCGCCGAAACAAAGTCGGTACTTGATACATGGACAGCGCAACATAAAAACGAATATATAGAAGTTCTGGTAAATAACGCAGGTATCAGAAAAGATAACCTGATGATATGGATGCCCGAAGAAGACTGGACAAGTGTCTTAAACATCAGCCTCAACGGCTTCTTCCATGTGACCCAGTATATGTTGAAAAATATGCTGGTAAAGAGATTCGGCCGAATTATAAATATTGTATCTTTGTCCGGCATTAAAGGAATGAAAGGACAGGCAAACTATTCGGCAGCCAAAGGCGGCCTTATAGCAGCAACTAAAGCGCTTGCAGCTGAAGTCGGTCCCCGAAATGTGACTGTAAATGCCGTAGCTCCGGGATTCATACAAACAGATATGGTGAAAGACCTGCCCGAAGAAGAGTTGAAAAAACTGATACCTGTAGGACGCTTCGGCACAGCAGAAGAGGTAGCGTCATTAGTAGGTTTTCTGGCTTCGAAAGAAGCATCATACATCACAGGCGAAGTAATTTCCATTAATGGCGGCATATATACCTGATAATACTATAAATACATAAATGAGGAGAGTTGTTATAACAGGCATGGGAATTTATTCCTGCATCGGAAAAAATCTTGATGAGGTAAAAGAATCGCTATATCATGGCAAATCGGGTATAGGCATCGACCCCGAAAGACTGGACTTCGGTTTCCTTTCCCCGCTGACAGGCATAATAGAAAGGCCTGACATGAAAAAACTTCTCGATCGTAAAAAACGTAACTTCTTAGCCGAACAAGGCGAATATGCATATGTTGCTACTCTCGAAGCTTTCCGGAATGCAGGAATAGACGATGCATTCCTCGAAGCGAATGAAGTAGGTGTACTTTATGGAAATGATAGCAGTGCACTCCCTGTTATAGAAGCTGCCGATATTATCCGTAACAAGAAGAATACGGTGCTCGTTGGCTCAGGATCAATCTTCCAGTCGATGAACTCGACCGTAACAATGAATCTCTCGGTTATTTTCAAGCTGAGAGGAATCAATCTCACTGTTTCAGGCGCATGTGCCAGTGGTTCACATGCTATCGGATTAGCATACTTCCTCATCAAAAACGGTTTACAGGATTGTATCCTTTGCGGAGGCGCACAGGAAGTAAACCCATATTCGGTAGGTAGTTTCGATGGATTGGGAACATTTTCCAAATTGACAGATGAACCGACCAAAGCATCCCGCCCATTCGACAAGAACAGGGACGGGCTTATTCCGAGTGGCGGTGCCGCCAGTCTGGTAGTGGAAAGCTACGAATCTGCGGTGCGACGTGGAGCTAACATTCTGGCAGAAGTAATCGGATATGGATTCTCTTCAAACGGGGACCATATATCTACTCCGAATATAGACGGGCCCATCCGTTCTTTGGAAATGTGCCTGAAAGACGCCAATGTAAAGCCGGAGGAAATCGGATATATAAACGCGCATGCCACATCTACTCCTATCGGGGATATGAATGAAGCCAAAGCAATAAGCACTGTGCTTGGAGAACATAAACCTTTTGTCACATCGACTAAATCGATGACAGGACACGAAATGTGGATGGCAGGAGCCAGCGAGGCAATCTATTCAATATTGATGATGAATAATAACTTCATCGCTCCGAATCTTAATTTTGAAGAAGCAGACGAAGCCTCGGCTTTGCTTAATATACCTAATAAACGTATTGATACATCATTTGACATGTTCCTATCCAACTCATTCGGTTTTGGAGGAACAAATTCAACCCTGATAATTAAAAAATTCAAAGAGTAACTAGTCCTGATGGAAATGACGAACGAAGAGATAATCGAGAAAATAAGAACGACTTTAGCCGAAGAGTTTGAAGTAGATGTAGAAACTATCCAGCCGGATGCGCCTCTGATCGAGACACTGGAAATGGATAGCCTCGACTTTGTAGATATGGTCGTACTGATAGAACAGAATTTCGGATTCACCGTAAACGGTAATGACTTTGTAAATATAAAAACTTTTCAGGATTTCTATGATTTTATCATAGAACATCTCGACAAGCCAAATGACGGAATGGAAGGGTAAAACCAGAGGAGGAGTATTCGGATACCTTTTCTTTATCTTCCTGATAAAGAAAATCGGAATCACTGCTGCTTATGCATTTTTAAGCACTATCGTCTTATACTTTATCCCCTTTGCGCCAAAAGCTACCGGAAGTATCTGGTACTATTCCCGTAAGGTACTAAACAAAAGTAGACTATCTTCTATCGCGATGCTCTTCTGCAGCTATTACAGGTTTGGGCAAACGCTGATAGATAAAGTTGCTATCGGCAACGGGATGAAAGAAAAATATGATTTCCGCTTCGAAAACTATGAAAGTTTTCTAGACATACTGAATGCCGACACGGGAGCAATTATAATCGGGGCACATGTCGGCAATTGGGAAATGGGTACGCCGTTCTTTGATGAGTATGGTAAAAAAATCAACATCCTTTTATATGACGCTGAATATAAGAGGATAAAAGAATTACTTCAAAAAAATTCCGTCCCGGCCGGTTTTAAAGTAATTCCTGTAAACAATACCGATCTAAACCATGTATTCGCGATAAAAGAAGCCTTAGATAACAAAGAATATATTTGTTTTCAAGGTGATCGGTATATCAATGAAGAGAGACGACTGAAAGGTATATTCATGGGTAAAGAAACCAGCTTCCCGTCAGGGCCTTTTCTATTAGCGGCAAAGATGAAAGTCCCCGTAGTATTTTATTTTGCTATGCGCGAACCTAAGAAATCGTACCGGTTCCATTTCATCGTGGCAGCACCTGTTTCTAAAAATGAAAAAGCAAAGCCTGAACAACAATTACTTGACCAATACGTTCCGGCACTGGAAAATATTCTGAAAAAATATCCGGAACAGTGGTTCAACTACTACAATTTCTGGAACGAAAAATAAAGCATTACAATCCGACTAACATATAATCAATCATGAACTTGTTTCCTTCCTTACAAAAAAGATATTCCGAAGAGCAGTTTTCAGCGGCCGAAGCACAACGGATGGCGCAGGAAATAGCCTTTGGCCCTATTGTTTTTCAGGTATCACGGCTTATGCTCAAGTTTGGTATTTTCGAATTATTATCAGAGAGCCGGGAGGGGCTAACGCTGAATGAAATTTCGGAACATAAAAAGCTATCCCGTTATGCAGCACAAGTATTGCTGGAGGCTTCGCTTTCGATTGGCACTGTATTGGTAAAGAACGATAAATATATGCTGTCCAAGGTCGGATGGTTCTTATTGAACGATGAAATGGCACGTATCAATATGAACTTTAATCATGATGTAAACTATTCAGGGCTATTCAATCTGGAAGAAGCACTTCTGAATGGAGAACCTGAAGGACTGAAAGTTTTTGGCGAATGGCCGACAATATATGAAGGCCTGTCAAAGTTGCCTGAGAATGTACAAAAAAGCTGGTTCGATTTCGACCATTTCTATTCCGACAATTCTTTTACGCAAGCACTGCAAATAGTCTTTGCAAACAATCCCCGTACATTACTCGATGTGGGCGGTAATACAGGACGCTGGGCGATGAAATGCGTTGAATTCAACACGGATGTAAATGTAACCATTATGGATTTGCCCCAACAACTTGAATTAATGAAAAAACAAACGTACGGACAAACCGGCTCCGACCGCATATATGGACATGGCTGCAATTTGCTGGACAAAGATGTCCCTTTCCCTAAAGGCTTCGATGCTATATGGATGAGTCAGTTCCTCGATTGTTTTTCGGAAGAAGAAGCTACAAGTATTTTGACCCGCGCCGCGGCATCTATGGAAAAATCTTCGTTCCTTTACATTATGGAAACATTCTGGGACCGTCAGAAATTTGAAACAGCAGCTTATTGCCTCACTCTGACCAGCCTGTATTTTACGGCACTGGCAAACGGCAACAGCAAGATGTATCATTCGGATGATATGATACGCTGTGTAAAAGCAGCCGGACTGGAAGTTAACGAAATACACGACGGATTGGGATTGGGGCATAGCATTATGGTTTGCAAACGAATATGAGTAAGCTGGTAATAACAGAAGAAGGAGGTATATTGGACTTAATTCCGCAATGTCCGCCAATAGTGATGGTCGATAAGTTTTACGGAATTGAAGGTGACTGTTCATATACGGGACTGACAATCAGTCCCGGTAATATTTTCATTGAAAACAATTATTTCAAGGAACCCGGTATTATAGAACATATCGCGCAATCGGCCGCAGCACGTGTCGGATATATCTGTAGGCAAAATAATGTCGCCGTACCACTCGGCTTTATCGGATCTGTAGACAAGATGACAATTCACATCTTACCAAAGGTAGGTAATGAACTGCATACCGAGATAAAAATAATACAGGAAGTCGCCGAAATCACCCTGATAGGTGCGACAGTAAAAATCGGAGATAACCTTGTCGCCGAATGCCGTATGAAAATATTTTTGAAAAAGGAATGAAAAAACATAAATACAGAGCTAAAGAACCCGCACTAACAGACAGAACCACTATAAAAGTCCGTTTCAGTGAAGTAGATTCCATGCGTATTGTATGGCATGGCCAGTACATCAAGTATTTTGAGGATGGCCGGGAAACCTTTGGCAAACGGTATGGAATCGGTTATTGCGACATTTACGAAAACGGATACACTGCACCCATTGTCGACCTCACCTGCCAGTATAAGCAATCCTTATCATTCGGAGAAGAGGCTATTGTGGAAACAAACTATATAGCTTCAGACGCTGCGAAAATAATATTTGAATATACTGTTTATAAAAGTGATGGTGAGACAGTTGTCGCTACGGGCAGTACAGTTCAGGTATTCTTGAATTCTAACAATGAACTGGAGTGGACAAATCCCGATTTTTATCAGGAATGGAAGAAGAAATGGAATATCTGAATGACATATACATTACTGCCGATAACATTATCAGCTCTTTAGGATTTACGACTAAAGAAAATGTTTGTGCCATTAGCCTGAATAAATCAGGGATTATCTCTGTAGAAGCAGGAAAAATCTCCGATACCCCGATTCTTGCCGGGCTAATTAATTCGGATATACTGAACGAACTGACAGAAAAGTATAGCCTGCAAGAATTCAGCAAGGCAGAACAACTTGCCATATTATCAATTAAGGACTTATTGTTACAAAGAGATATAGAACTGAAAGAGTGCGGCTTCATTCTTTCCTCAACAAAAGGGAATGTAGACTTACTGCAACATCATACAGAGAACATTGACAGAAACGTTTTTCTCAGAGAAAGTGCGTCTAAAATTACAGGTTATTTCGGAATGGACGATAGGGCTATGGTTGTATCCAATGCCTGCATATCGGGGGTATCAGCTCTTATTATTGCCCGCCGCTTACTCCTGAATGGTGACTATAAGCATATAATCGTTACGGGGGTAGATGTCCTTTCTCATTTTATTACCAGTGGTTTCCGGTCGTTCCGTTCCCTGAGTGAAAACCTTTGCAGGCCTTACGATAGTGAAAGGGACGGGTTAAATATGGGAGAAGCCTGTGGAAGCATCCTTTTGTCCACAGAATCCGGAACGGATAATATAACTATCAGAGGCGGGGCAATAAGCAACGACGCCAATCATATATCAGGCCCTTCACGCACAGGTGACGGTCTGTACTATGCAATGAGGGATGCAATGGATGAAGCCGGAGTAACTGCCGATGACATCGACTGCATAAACCTGCACGGCACTGCAACGGTTTTCAACGATGAAATGGAGGCTAAAGCTGTTTATCTGGCTCAATTGGAAAAAGTTCCTGTCAATAGCCTAAAGTCGTATTTCGGGCATACATTAGGCGCATCGGGAATCATTGAAACAATTATTTGCGCACACCAATTAAAAGAGAATGTCATATACGGCACATTAGGTTATCAAACAAATGGTGTTTCGCAATCCCTGAATGTAAGTAATAATCACATCTGTGGAAAGACGATAAACACCTGTCTTAAAACAGCTTCCGGCTTTGGAGGTTGTAATGCCGCTGTTGTATTATCCAAAATACCTTCGCATAAGTCAATTGAGCAGGGAACATTTTTATTCAACAAAATAAAGAGCTGTACAATAGAGAATAGTTCTATAAAAGTAAATGATGAGGTCGTATTCAACTCCGCATCCGGTGATTTTGCCGTTTTCATCCGCGAAGCATTCAAAAATACAGGTGACAGCAACCAGAAGTTCTATAAGATGGATGACCTCTGCAAACTGGGATATATAGCAGCGCTACATTTACTCAATGGGATCACTTTTAATCCCGATGAAATGGGGATTATCTTATCCAATTACTCTTCGTCATCAGATACGGACGCGAAGCATCAGCGGATAATAGATGGAGGTGGAGACAATGCCGCCAGTCCGGCTGTATTCGTTTACACACTGCCCAACATTGTTGCAGGTGAAATATGTATCCGTCATAAAATACAGGGCGAAAATACCTTCTTTATCGAATATCCCGGTAATATGGAAAGACAGGAAGAATATGTAAAACTTGCCATGAACAGGAGTAAATTACAATTTTGCATCACAGGATGGTGCGAATATCTTGATAATAAATACAAAGCTGAATTCAGACTCATAAAGAAAGATAAAACATGGAAGAATTGATAGAAAAACTGAAAAAAGAACTGATACAGGAATTAAATCTTGAAGAAATGACTCCCGAAGATATAGATGCCGATGCCCCGTTATTCGGAGACGGTCTGGGCTTGGATTCCATCGACGCGCTCGAAATTATCCTTATCCTCGAACGTAATTACGGCATCAAGATCAAAAAGCCGGGAGAAGGAGAAGGTCGCGAAATATTCAGATCGGTAAGATCATTAGCCGAATTTATTTCTACACATCAGCAATAATGAAGATTTACATTACAGGAACAGGTATTGTATCAGGTATCGGCATAAATGCAGAAGAAAACCTGCATGCTATCCGGCACAAAAGTCATGGAATGGGCAAAGTCACTCTTTTCTCTACCAGCCTCAATGTTCCTGTAAGTGAAGTGAAATATACAAATCAGGAGCTGAAAGAATTATTGGCTCTACCTGCCTATAAGACATATTCCCGGACTGCTTTGCTTGGAATACTAGCGGCCAAGGAGGCCTTATCGGATTCAGATATAGACGTAAACGCCCAACGT
Protein-coding sequences here:
- a CDS encoding phosphopantetheine-binding protein → MEELIEKLKKELIQELNLEEMTPEDIDADAPLFGDGLGLDSIDALEIILILERNYGIKIKKPGEGEGREIFRSVRSLAEFISTHQQ